The Opitutales bacterium ASA1 genome window below encodes:
- the algB gene encoding sigma-54-dependent response regulator transcription factor AlgB, translating into MNILIVDDQANILRTTSYALRSMGHVTHTAENSRQAIRLLEEEPIDALFLDVMLGSENGLEVLSDLRAREFQQPVIVFTAQASIESAVEAMRRGAYDYIQKPFIPEEIKQKLARLEGERQVLNRVRNLEGQVAESHPTLQLESEEPIVRRAFETAFRAAPSEATILVLGPSGTGKTVLARSIHERSRRKDQAFVTINCPSLSRELLESELFGHVKGAFTGAMKDTWGKVAAADGGTLFLDEIGELPLEIQPKLLRLLQDREYERLGDTKTRKADIRLIAATNRDLAAEVGAGRFREDLFYRLKVITIEMPALADRPSDLVGLAENYLRFFAKTKGQPRLKFSRPALEAITHYPWPGNLRELRNVIERAVIMCRGDEIVPEDLPGEFHENRDTAIRPGYLVSIQDLENEHIRRILAKAPSLERAASILGIDTATLYRKRKRMGLL; encoded by the coding sequence ATGAACATTCTCATCGTCGACGACCAAGCGAACATCCTCCGGACCACGAGCTACGCACTCCGCTCCATGGGCCACGTCACGCACACCGCGGAGAACTCCCGCCAAGCCATCCGGCTGCTCGAAGAGGAGCCCATCGACGCGCTCTTCCTCGACGTCATGCTCGGCTCCGAAAACGGTCTCGAGGTACTCTCCGATTTACGCGCCCGCGAGTTCCAGCAGCCCGTTATCGTGTTCACCGCACAAGCGTCGATCGAGTCCGCGGTCGAGGCGATGCGCCGCGGCGCGTACGACTACATCCAAAAGCCCTTCATCCCCGAAGAGATCAAACAGAAGCTCGCACGCTTGGAAGGCGAGCGACAGGTACTCAACCGAGTCCGCAATCTCGAGGGCCAAGTCGCCGAGAGCCATCCCACTCTCCAACTCGAATCGGAAGAACCGATCGTGCGGCGCGCGTTCGAAACCGCCTTTCGCGCCGCGCCTTCGGAAGCCACGATTCTCGTGCTGGGACCGAGCGGGACCGGAAAGACCGTATTGGCGCGGTCGATACACGAGCGTTCGCGCCGCAAGGACCAAGCGTTCGTGACGATCAATTGCCCCAGCCTCTCGCGCGAACTGCTCGAGAGCGAATTGTTCGGTCACGTGAAGGGCGCGTTCACCGGCGCGATGAAGGACACGTGGGGCAAGGTTGCCGCCGCCGACGGTGGCACGCTCTTTCTCGACGAGATCGGCGAACTGCCGCTCGAGATCCAACCCAAGCTGCTGCGCTTGCTGCAGGACCGCGAGTACGAGCGCTTGGGCGACACCAAGACTCGCAAGGCCGACATCCGACTGATCGCCGCCACCAATCGCGATCTCGCCGCCGAAGTCGGTGCCGGGCGCTTCCGCGAAGACCTCTTCTACCGCCTCAAGGTCATCACGATCGAAATGCCCGCACTCGCGGATCGCCCTTCGGATCTCGTGGGGCTGGCGGAAAATTACCTGCGTTTCTTCGCCAAGACCAAAGGGCAACCACGCCTGAAGTTCTCTCGCCCGGCCTTGGAAGCGATTACGCACTATCCGTGGCCTGGAAACTTGCGCGAGTTGCGCAACGTGATCGAACGCGCGGTGATCATGTGTCGAGGCGACGAAATCGTGCCGGAAGATCTACCCGGAGAGTTCCACGAGAATCGAGACACCGCGATTCGTCCCGGCTACTTGGTCTCGATCCAAGACTTGGAGAACGAACACATCCGTCGCATCCTCGCCAAAGCGCCCAGTCTCGAACGTGCCGCATCGATCCTCGGGATCGACACCGCTACGCTCTACCGGAAACGCAAGCGCATGGGCCTGCTCTGA